GGGTTTTTGACTTCGTATTGGTTTGCTTAGCCTTGGAGGCAAAACTCTTGCGCTCATCTTCAAACTCCTCCTCTCCAGGATCATCAAACTCCGCCTTAGGATCGGCTGATTTTACGAAGCCCAGCTCGTTTTTAAAAGTGTCGTAATCCACGTCAAACTGTTGTAAGATTTGTGTACAAACGTTTTCTTTATTCTTGAGGATTGAAAGCATTAAGTGCTCTGTTTCTACGGTTGGGCTTTTTAGTGCCTTCGCCTCGAGCACGGTAACGCGTATTACCTTTTCTGCCTGCCTTGTGAGTGGTAGACTGTTGATATTGGCGATATTTTTTCCTGTTTTATCTTTTACGGCCAACTCAACCTCTTTACGAAGTTCATAAAGGTCTACATTTAAGGCCTGCAGAATTTTAACAGCTGTCCCTTCCCCTTCTCGAATTATGCCAAGCAGCAGGTGTTCTGTGCCGATGAAATCATTCCCTAAGCGTAAAGCTTCCTCCCTGCTAAACGAAATGATCTCCTTTACTTGCGGTGAAAAATTCTGGTCCATTGTGAGAATATTAAATTATTAAAACCCTTACGGGGACTTGCTTATACAATATTAGCAAATAATTTTGATTTACCTTTACCCTAACACTTTAATAGTACAAGTATACAATTAAGGCCAGTGAAGTAAGAAAGAAGGCTGTTATTTGGCAGGATTCCCGATTACTTATTTACTAACTTATAAAAGAAAATCTTGCTTATGGAATTCAAAATTGATACCAAAGAAAAAATACTGGTTGTACAGCCTCAAATTAAGCAACTGGATGCTAATTTGTCAGCCGGGTTTACTAAAGAGGTATCTGAATTACCAGACCTGGAAGGTCGCAACCTCATACTGGACATGGGCTTGGTGGAAAATGCGGATGAGAGTGGGATTAAAGCCATTTTAACAGTATATCACCAGCAGTATGACAGCGGCCTATCCTGTGCCGTAACCGGCCTTAACAGCACTTTAACAAATGCCCTTAAAAATGCGGATGATTCCGTGTATAATGTTGTCCCTACTATGTCTGAAGCAATTGATATGGTAATGATGGAGGATCTTGAGAGGGAATTATTGCAGGACGAAGAATAATTTTTTCTCCTGCTCACATATTGATGCCCTATTTTTCCGGTATGTGGAAATACGTTCCATTTCCCGGAATAAATAAGGAAATTTGGTAATTATTTTTTTCCGTTCATGTTTGCAGTCACCATATTAGGTAATAACTCAGCACTTCCCACGTTAGAAAGACACCCAACAGCTCAGATAGTTACATGTAATGATCAGCTGATACTGTTGGATTGCGGAGAAGGCACACAATTACAATTTGCGCGTTATAAGATCAGAAGAAGCCGCCTGAGATACATATTCATCAGTCACCTTCACGGAGATCATTATTTCGGCCTTATAGGGCTTTTAAATAGCCTTAGTCTGCTGGGCAGGCAGAATCCGCTGACGGTGTTCGGGCCCCCGGAACTGGAAACCATCATTCAGCTGCAGCTGCAATGCTCCGGTACCATCCTACAGTTCAAGCTGCAGTTCGTTCCCCTGACAGATGACAAACAAGGCGTTATCCTGGAAGATAAAGACCTGACGGTCAGCTTCTTCCCTGTACAGCACCGTATTCCCTGCTACGGATTTGTGTTTGAAATGCAGAAACGGAAGAGGAAGATCATTCCCGACCAGGCCAAGGCATATGAGATACCTGCTGCGTATTTCTCCCACCTCCAGGCGGGCGCTGATTATCAGCGTAAAGACGGGTTGCTTGTTAAAAACGACTGGGTGACCCTGCCACCTCCCAAAGGTAAAAAATATGTATATTTTGCTGACACCGCCTTTTCGGAGTCACTGATCCCATACGCCAATGATGCGGACCTGGTATATCATGAAACTACCTATCTCGGCGATCTGGCGGAAAGAGC
The DNA window shown above is from Chitinophaga agri and carries:
- a CDS encoding STAS domain-containing protein; protein product: MEFKIDTKEKILVVQPQIKQLDANLSAGFTKEVSELPDLEGRNLILDMGLVENADESGIKAILTVYHQQYDSGLSCAVTGLNSTLTNALKNADDSVYNVVPTMSEAIDMVMMEDLERELLQDEE
- a CDS encoding ribonuclease Z, producing the protein MFAVTILGNNSALPTLERHPTAQIVTCNDQLILLDCGEGTQLQFARYKIRRSRLRYIFISHLHGDHYFGLIGLLNSLSLLGRQNPLTVFGPPELETIIQLQLQCSGTILQFKLQFVPLTDDKQGVILEDKDLTVSFFPVQHRIPCYGFVFEMQKRKRKIIPDQAKAYEIPAAYFSHLQAGADYQRKDGLLVKNDWVTLPPPKGKKYVYFADTAFSESLIPYANDADLVYHETTYLGDLAERAAERFHSTTVQAATLALKAGALRLIVGHFSSKYTDLTPFETECREVFPNADVAMEGTSYII